A single window of candidate division KSB1 bacterium DNA harbors:
- a CDS encoding energy transducer TonB: MQDLAIDLGFRYGAPELKKVYQKYLSIAELIGIAVTASLLGAYYLGEYLSREEEPVAVVRIMKYSELGPPPSIQSSNVPPAISVAAPAVRPSVGIPVPVPDAEVSPEQTFATQQEMNAASDAIGEGVGGAGGEVTIEKDIKIEDDGPPPDFVPYEKAPQVIKRVNPVYPEIARKAGLEGTVYVKIWVDKQGRAKKVVIQKSASDIFDQAAIDAAMQFVFTPAMMQNGPVDVWVSIPFHFRLK; this comes from the coding sequence ATGCAAGACCTCGCAATTGATTTGGGTTTTCGGTATGGCGCGCCGGAGCTCAAGAAGGTTTATCAGAAGTATCTCAGCATTGCCGAGCTCATCGGCATTGCCGTCACGGCCAGCCTGCTGGGCGCGTATTATCTCGGCGAATATCTCTCTCGTGAAGAAGAGCCGGTCGCCGTTGTGCGCATCATGAAATACAGTGAGCTTGGCCCGCCGCCTTCCATTCAAAGCTCCAATGTCCCGCCGGCGATTTCGGTCGCCGCCCCTGCCGTCAGGCCGAGCGTCGGCATCCCGGTGCCGGTTCCTGATGCGGAAGTCAGTCCCGAACAAACCTTTGCCACCCAACAGGAAATGAACGCTGCAAGTGACGCGATCGGCGAAGGTGTGGGCGGAGCTGGCGGTGAAGTGACGATTGAAAAAGACATTAAAATTGAAGACGACGGTCCGCCGCCGGACTTCGTTCCTTACGAAAAAGCCCCGCAAGTTATCAAGCGCGTCAACCCGGTTTATCCGGAAATTGCCCGCAAAGCCGGGCTTGAAGGCACAGTGTATGTGAAGATCTGGGTCGACAAGCAAGGCCGGGCAAAGAAAGTCGTCATCCAAAAAAGCGCTTCCGATATTTTTGACCAGGCGGCAATCGACGCGGCCATGCAGTTTGTGTTCACGCCGGCGATGATGCAAAACGGCCCGGTCGACGTTTGGGTTTCGATTCCGTTCCATTTCCGGCTCAAATAA
- a CDS encoding tetratricopeptide repeat protein, with translation MKKSYVLLSLLCMGLSSSAFGQSSLNEGKALLKQGKAKEAVAALQKAVAASPRNVEALLLLGQAHLQSGRADSAEIIGRKVLDLEGKNVDAHVLIAKAAVEQKNYPAALQILRRGLHNNKNSAPLLIQLGYVHLAIDSADQAVIDFSQAKEADPQSAIAWEGLGDAYGKSGSNAIAILQYAEAVKLDSSRVSVYEKLSKAYVKERRWNDAAEAYQAIVKLDTTNQVALFELGRLYYAGKLYPEAARVFRLHVRRFPNVQKGWEHYMESLYLSKRYYADAVTAAERVLKGDPKSTLALRILAHSLFETQQYDRAVTQYNQLARVDTLGFDNLTRLAEAYSKTKRDSLAVLTYEQAFRLNSTNADAYGDAGIVYMRMRRYDRAAAMFEKRFQLDPTATAAYINYAICNIQLGRIDTARVALRQAIALRPQYLPAHLNLARVLLQPRYKNDSLQTARAAYETVIKLADTSVVRYKSELVETYRSIAYTYIVEKKYGNALEWLDKAIKLKADDVGSLLFRAQSLALMGRRDEAIVAYRRVLQVDPKNKDAREDLKKMVPEGQ, from the coding sequence ATGAAAAAATCTTATGTTCTGCTGTCGCTGTTGTGCATGGGATTATCATCATCGGCCTTTGGCCAATCTTCGTTGAACGAGGGCAAAGCGCTGCTCAAACAAGGCAAGGCCAAGGAAGCGGTTGCGGCGCTGCAGAAAGCCGTTGCCGCTTCGCCGCGAAACGTGGAGGCTTTGCTCTTGCTCGGGCAGGCGCATTTGCAGTCCGGCCGTGCTGATTCCGCGGAAATCATCGGCAGAAAAGTGCTCGACCTCGAAGGTAAAAATGTTGACGCGCATGTGCTGATCGCCAAAGCCGCTGTCGAGCAAAAAAATTATCCGGCCGCTTTGCAAATTCTGCGCAGAGGCTTGCACAACAACAAAAACAGCGCGCCGCTGTTGATTCAGCTCGGCTATGTCCATCTGGCCATCGACTCCGCTGATCAGGCGGTGATCGATTTCTCTCAAGCCAAAGAAGCCGATCCTCAAAGCGCGATCGCCTGGGAAGGCTTGGGTGATGCGTATGGCAAATCGGGCAGCAACGCCATCGCGATCTTGCAATATGCGGAAGCGGTTAAGCTTGATTCGAGCCGGGTCAGCGTTTACGAAAAACTCTCGAAAGCCTACGTTAAGGAGCGGCGCTGGAACGACGCCGCCGAGGCCTATCAGGCGATTGTGAAGCTCGACACCACCAATCAAGTGGCCTTGTTCGAGCTTGGCCGGTTGTATTACGCCGGAAAATTGTATCCCGAAGCCGCGCGCGTGTTCCGTCTCCACGTCCGGCGATTCCCCAATGTGCAAAAAGGGTGGGAGCACTACATGGAGTCGCTTTATCTTTCCAAAAGATATTATGCCGACGCCGTCACCGCGGCGGAACGAGTTCTCAAGGGCGATCCCAAATCCACCTTGGCGCTGAGAATTCTGGCGCATTCGCTGTTTGAGACGCAGCAATACGATCGCGCAGTCACGCAGTACAATCAACTTGCCAGGGTCGATACCCTCGGCTTCGATAACCTCACCCGACTGGCGGAAGCTTATTCCAAAACCAAGCGCGACTCACTCGCCGTTTTGACCTACGAGCAAGCGTTTCGCCTGAACTCGACCAACGCCGATGCCTATGGCGACGCCGGTATTGTTTACATGCGCATGCGCCGGTATGACAGGGCCGCGGCGATGTTTGAAAAAAGATTTCAACTCGATCCCACCGCCACCGCCGCCTATATCAACTATGCGATCTGCAACATTCAATTAGGCCGGATCGATACGGCGAGAGTGGCGTTGCGCCAGGCCATTGCGTTGCGCCCGCAATATTTGCCGGCGCATTTGAATCTCGCGCGGGTGCTGCTGCAACCCCGTTACAAAAATGACTCCCTGCAAACGGCGCGCGCCGCGTATGAGACTGTCATCAAACTCGCTGACACCTCGGTTGTCAGGTATAAATCCGAGCTGGTCGAAACCTATCGCAGCATCGCTTACACCTACATCGTCGAGAAAAAATATGGCAACGCGCTGGAGTGGCTGGACAAGGCGATCAAGCTGAAAGCGGATGATGTCGGCTCGCTGTTGTTCCGCGCCCAAAGCCTGGCGTTGATGGGCCGGCGCGATGAAGCCATCGTGGCTTACCGACGCGTCTTGCAAGTCGATCCGAAGAACAAGGATGCCAGAGAAGATTTGAAGAAAATGGTGCCGGAAGGCCAGTAA
- a CDS encoding biopolymer transporter ExbD produces MAGLDMGGGESRSHAKHAKKRKKKRIGIKIDMTPMVDIAFLLLTFFMLTTVFSKPQTMEINLPPDEKATVEVAESSLLTLRMDRDGSLFWNMGSEPPQKMAFSELRSTLIQRSQANPKLITLVKVHRDGNYKMMVDIMDELNLANITRFSLAPMTEKDLQLMAKAAAM; encoded by the coding sequence ATGGCTGGATTAGACATGGGCGGTGGTGAGTCGAGAAGCCATGCGAAACATGCAAAAAAGCGCAAGAAAAAGCGCATCGGCATTAAAATCGACATGACACCCATGGTCGATATTGCTTTTTTGCTCTTGACCTTTTTCATGCTCACCACGGTCTTTAGCAAACCCCAAACCATGGAGATCAACTTGCCGCCCGATGAGAAAGCGACGGTGGAAGTGGCGGAATCGAGTTTGCTCACTTTGCGCATGGACCGGGATGGCTCGCTTTTTTGGAACATGGGCAGCGAGCCACCGCAAAAAATGGCGTTCAGCGAGCTTCGTTCAACTTTGATTCAGCGCAGCCAGGCCAATCCGAAGCTGATCACACTGGTGAAAGTGCATCGCGATGGCAATTATAAGATGATGGTCGATATTATGGATGAGCTTAATTTGGCGAATATTACGCGCTTCAGCCTGGCGCCGATGACAGAAAAGGATTTGCAATTGATGGCCAAGGCTGCGGCGATGTAA
- a CDS encoding NUDIX domain-containing protein yields the protein MKVELVDEQLKYDDFFNITVGRLRFEKFDGRMSAEVRRLCLDRGDAVAVVLFNRKKKTLILIEQFRYPVYRALQRQNGWIYELAAGVVEPGETPEEVVEREVKEEVGYEVKNVKRLACIYPSPGVISERIYIYYAEVARQINQGGGLASEHEDIRVIELPVEKAYAMIKKGLIEDAKTLIGLMYAREKFGITSKQPGLKKKRPSQKPRPTKKTSRNKNSLTSQ from the coding sequence ATGAAAGTTGAATTGGTAGACGAACAACTCAAGTACGACGATTTCTTCAACATCACCGTCGGCCGGCTGCGATTTGAAAAATTCGACGGCCGCATGTCAGCCGAGGTACGCCGGTTGTGTTTGGATCGTGGGGATGCTGTGGCCGTTGTGTTGTTCAACCGCAAAAAAAAGACGCTGATTTTAATCGAGCAGTTTCGTTATCCGGTGTATCGTGCCTTACAACGCCAAAACGGCTGGATTTACGAATTAGCCGCCGGCGTGGTGGAACCGGGTGAAACGCCGGAAGAAGTGGTTGAACGCGAGGTGAAGGAGGAAGTCGGGTATGAGGTAAAAAATGTCAAGCGCTTGGCGTGTATCTACCCCTCGCCTGGCGTCATATCCGAACGGATTTACATTTATTATGCCGAAGTCGCCAGGCAAATCAACCAGGGCGGCGGGCTGGCTTCTGAGCACGAGGACATTCGCGTCATTGAGCTGCCGGTTGAAAAAGCTTATGCGATGATCAAAAAAGGCTTGATCGAAGACGCCAAAACATTGATCGGTTTGATGTATGCAAGAGAAAAATTTGGAATCACCTCCAAACAGCCGGGATTGAAAAAGAAAAGGCCGAGTCAAAAGCCTCGGCCGACTAAAAAAACTTCCCGAAATAAAAACTCATTGACCAGTCAATGA
- a CDS encoding STAS domain-containing protein, with translation MATKVTTLNNLDIAILEPKGSIIGGGETDDLKTKARDLFEQGNRKLVIDLGGVTYINSTGIGALVGIYTMYSKDRGVIKLSGMNTSVQNIFVITKLTSVFDVADTRDEAVKSLQSAS, from the coding sequence ATGGCTACAAAGGTAACGACCCTCAACAATCTCGACATCGCTATTCTTGAGCCGAAAGGCTCGATCATCGGCGGCGGCGAGACCGATGATTTGAAAACCAAGGCCCGCGATCTCTTCGAGCAGGGCAATCGGAAATTGGTTATTGATCTGGGCGGCGTCACGTACATCAACAGTACCGGCATCGGGGCGCTGGTCGGTATTTACACGATGTACAGCAAAGACAGGGGTGTGATCAAGTTGTCCGGCATGAATACGAGCGTGCAAAACATCTTTGTGATTACCAAGCTCACCAGTGTGTTCGATGTCGCCGATACGCGCGACGAAGCTGTTAAAAGTTTGCAGTCCGCAAGTTAA
- a CDS encoding substrate-binding domain-containing protein has product MNRVLLTFLLLLGVLSACTRQESEISPTRGSVTAYVAESHAVLMQREADEFHRLYEAAQVTLLSSTTREAIVHLLNDSVRIIITDRPLNAEEQGIVKQHDIRLTETKIAEDALALVVHQQNPLQEMRRATLAGIVRREITGWNQVAGSKWSGPIEFVFTGRNSGAYELLTRKFLQIDEVVPTIVVNTQKEVLDYIASHPAAFGVVSAACFYSVTRPQGVVDSTTVLRTLAFERQDTTVTSQFVKLHPANVHRGFYPLHYGVYIYTSSSPSRDAGPEVGFASFVASYPGQKIIQDAGLVPATMPIRLVQINED; this is encoded by the coding sequence ATGAATAGAGTTCTGCTGACTTTTCTGCTGCTGCTCGGCGTTTTGTCGGCCTGCACTCGCCAGGAATCAGAGATAAGCCCGACCCGGGGTTCGGTGACAGCTTATGTCGCCGAGTCCCATGCGGTGTTGATGCAGCGGGAAGCCGATGAATTTCACCGCTTGTATGAAGCCGCACAGGTAACTTTGCTTTCCTCGACAACGCGCGAAGCGATTGTTCATCTCCTCAATGACAGCGTGCGGATCATCATTACCGACCGGCCTTTGAACGCTGAGGAGCAGGGCATTGTTAAACAACATGACATTCGCCTCACCGAAACCAAAATCGCCGAAGATGCCCTGGCGCTGGTCGTGCATCAGCAAAATCCGCTGCAGGAGATGAGGCGGGCGACGTTGGCGGGTATCGTTCGCCGCGAGATAACGGGTTGGAACCAAGTTGCGGGCAGCAAATGGTCAGGCCCCATCGAGTTTGTTTTTACCGGCCGCAATTCCGGGGCTTACGAGCTTTTGACCCGGAAGTTTTTGCAAATTGACGAAGTTGTTCCCACAATTGTCGTCAATACCCAAAAAGAAGTTCTTGATTATATCGCCAGCCATCCGGCCGCGTTTGGTGTCGTTTCCGCCGCTTGTTTTTACAGTGTGACCAGGCCGCAAGGCGTTGTGGATTCGACCACGGTGTTGCGGACGCTTGCCTTCGAGCGGCAGGATACCACCGTGACGAGCCAATTTGTGAAACTGCATCCTGCCAATGTTCATCGTGGTTTTTATCCGTTACATTACGGCGTTTATATTTACACCTCATCTTCGCCGTCGCGGGATGCCGGCCCCGAGGTGGGTTTTGCCTCGTTCGTGGCAAGCTATCCCGGCCAGAAAATTATTCAAGACGCGGGTTTGGTTCCGGCAACGATGCCGATTCGCCTGGTTCAGATCAATGAGGATTAA
- a CDS encoding biopolymer transporter ExbD, translating to MPKIKKARVGIKLDMTPMVDVAFLLLTFFMLTTQFKPPEDVEILLPTSHSAIKLPESDVMMISVTKEGTIHLGLDSQILRERLFGIEGKYKASMQVTKADLPNLLIQARVANPRLRTVVRGDRGAPYGPIEDVMTVLQQTKITRFNLVTDLEKT from the coding sequence ATGCCCAAAATCAAAAAAGCCCGCGTGGGCATCAAGCTGGACATGACGCCAATGGTTGACGTGGCGTTTTTGCTGCTGACTTTTTTTATGCTCACGACCCAATTCAAACCGCCGGAAGATGTGGAGATTTTGCTGCCAACTTCACATTCGGCCATCAAGCTGCCGGAATCCGACGTCATGATGATCAGTGTCACCAAGGAGGGCACGATTCACCTTGGCCTGGATTCGCAGATTTTGCGCGAGAGATTGTTTGGTATCGAAGGCAAATACAAGGCCAGCATGCAAGTCACCAAAGCTGATCTGCCCAATCTGTTGATCCAGGCCCGCGTCGCCAACCCCAGGCTGCGCACCGTCGTTCGAGGTGACCGCGGTGCGCCCTATGGGCCGATTGAAGACGTCATGACGGTTTTACAACAAACTAAAATCACCCGCTTCAATCTTGTGACCGATCTTGAGAAAACTTGA
- a CDS encoding sigma-54 dependent transcriptional regulator, giving the protein MESRKAKVLVVDDEPNILKTMGICFDAGGFQTCLVSKPQEVLEIIQREKFDLAFVDLKMTPLDGMEILAEIKKHSPETTVTMITAHGSIDSAVEAIKKGAYHYLQKPFDLKELQLFAAKALEYHELVREVRKLRQKVAETAPGFGDKIVTQNREMMAMLDLAARVADSNMSVLIEGESGTGKELVAQFIHQRSSRAQQPFVKVNCAALPENLLESELFGHVKGGFTGAVKDRQGRFELADGGTIFLDEIAEISPSIQAKLLHVIQSKEFERVGESVTRQVDVRIIAATNKNLDEALKEGSFREDLFYRLNALRLKLLPLRERPEDIPVLIQYFLKKFGKDKIIEISPEAMKALRAYRWNGNVRELENVMERAVLLAQDGVVELSHLPEEVRLAAEKPVYALALEEVEKLHLKRVLQHAKDYDEAAQILGIDPATLWRKRKKYGF; this is encoded by the coding sequence ATGGAATCCCGCAAAGCCAAAGTTCTCGTCGTCGATGACGAGCCGAACATTCTGAAGACCATGGGCATCTGCTTTGACGCCGGCGGTTTTCAGACGTGCTTGGTTTCGAAGCCGCAGGAGGTGCTTGAAATCATCCAGCGCGAGAAATTCGATTTGGCGTTTGTAGATTTGAAAATGACGCCGTTGGATGGGATGGAGATTTTGGCAGAAATCAAAAAGCATTCGCCGGAGACGACGGTGACGATGATTACGGCGCACGGCTCGATTGACAGCGCGGTGGAGGCGATTAAAAAAGGGGCCTATCATTATTTGCAAAAACCTTTCGACCTGAAAGAATTGCAGCTTTTTGCGGCAAAGGCGCTGGAATATCACGAGCTGGTGCGGGAGGTACGCAAGCTGCGCCAAAAGGTCGCCGAGACAGCGCCGGGCTTTGGCGACAAGATCGTCACGCAAAATCGCGAGATGATGGCGATGCTCGATCTGGCAGCGCGAGTGGCAGACAGCAACATGAGCGTGTTGATCGAAGGCGAAAGCGGCACGGGCAAGGAACTGGTGGCGCAGTTTATTCATCAACGCAGCTCGCGGGCACAGCAGCCATTCGTCAAAGTCAATTGCGCGGCGCTGCCGGAGAATTTGCTGGAAAGCGAATTGTTCGGGCACGTGAAAGGCGGATTTACCGGGGCGGTGAAGGATCGACAAGGCCGTTTTGAGCTGGCAGACGGTGGCACGATTTTCCTGGATGAGATTGCGGAAATTTCCCCGAGCATTCAAGCAAAATTGCTGCACGTGATTCAGAGCAAGGAATTTGAGCGAGTGGGGGAGAGCGTCACGCGCCAGGTCGATGTTCGCATCATCGCCGCGACCAACAAAAATTTGGACGAAGCGCTGAAGGAAGGCAGTTTTCGCGAGGATTTGTTTTACCGGCTCAACGCCCTGCGCCTGAAGCTTTTGCCGTTGCGCGAGCGCCCGGAAGACATTCCGGTTTTGATTCAATATTTTCTCAAGAAGTTCGGCAAAGACAAAATCATTGAAATTTCGCCCGAGGCGATGAAGGCGCTGCGGGCGTATCGCTGGAACGGTAATGTGCGCGAGCTGGAGAATGTGATGGAACGCGCGGTGCTTCTGGCCCAAGACGGCGTCGTCGAGTTGTCACACTTGCCGGAAGAGGTTCGCCTGGCTGCTGAAAAGCCGGTGTATGCGCTCGCACTCGAAGAAGTTGAAAAATTGCACCTCAAGCGCGTTTTGCAACATGCCAAAGACTATGACGAAGCAGCGCAAATTCTCGGCATCGACCCGGCGACGCTGTGGCGAAAAAGGAAAAAATACGGTTTTTAG
- a CDS encoding MotA/TolQ/ExbB proton channel family protein has product MKQGFFTTIVLIVAFTAAFFIFQNLPKFVRDGGPLVISLIALVIMVVTYIFERIFSLRKAQGRGSLPKFLNNVQKEINAGNISAAIDLCDGQRGSCANIIRIGLERYQALREAGKTKEQEDVMKEVQTAIEQATMLEVPLLEKNLVMLSTIASIATMVGLLGTTIGMIRAFNAMARQGAPDAVQLALGISEALINTAGGLTAAILGIVAYNFFTTKVDNFTYMIDEASYSIVQTLGLKK; this is encoded by the coding sequence ATGAAACAAGGTTTTTTCACAACGATCGTTCTGATTGTGGCGTTCACCGCGGCTTTCTTCATTTTTCAGAATCTGCCGAAATTTGTACGCGACGGTGGTCCCTTGGTAATTTCTTTGATCGCGCTGGTTATCATGGTGGTGACGTACATCTTTGAGCGCATCTTTTCGCTCCGCAAAGCGCAGGGCCGGGGCTCTCTCCCCAAGTTTTTGAACAACGTGCAGAAAGAAATCAATGCCGGCAATATTTCGGCGGCGATTGATTTGTGCGACGGCCAGCGCGGTTCTTGCGCGAACATCATTCGGATCGGCCTGGAGCGTTATCAGGCGCTGCGCGAGGCCGGCAAAACCAAAGAGCAGGAAGACGTGATGAAAGAAGTGCAAACAGCCATCGAGCAAGCCACCATGCTCGAAGTGCCGTTGTTGGAAAAAAACCTCGTCATGCTCTCCACCATTGCTTCGATTGCCACCATGGTTGGTTTGTTGGGCACCACCATCGGCATGATTCGGGCGTTTAACGCCATGGCGCGCCAGGGCGCTCCGGACGCGGTTCAACTCGCCCTCGGCATTTCCGAGGCGTTGATCAACACCGCCGGCGGCCTGACCGCGGCCATCCTCGGCATAGTGGCCTATAATTTCTTTACGACGAAGGTCGATAATTTCACCTACATGATCGACGAGGCCAGCTATTCCATCGTGCAGACACTCGGACTGAAAAAATAA